The following coding sequences are from one Gossypium hirsutum isolate 1008001.06 chromosome A12, Gossypium_hirsutum_v2.1, whole genome shotgun sequence window:
- the LOC107931543 gene encoding vicilin Pis v 3.0101: MSAKSKLSTLILTLSLVFLYAGCLAFAKQDPELKQCTHQCRVQQQYDEKQKEECVRTCEEYHREKKDRESLKEVGQDPDVEFHPGDGLSECQSRCAGLAGEVRQLCLFRCQQKWRRDYASRWEEEGKKQSKEDAEDEGEEEKHNPYVFEDKHFSTAIKTGKGRVDLLTKFTHNSDILRGIENYRLALLVASPKSFVVPNHFDANAIFVVTQGRGTLTLIHEDKRESFNIETGDIIYVRAGTPLYLINRDDDEKLFIVKLLQPINQPDHYEVFYGAGGAKPESFYETFSTEILEAALKTSRDKLEKFFDKQGKGPFLEASKEQIEAMSSHEEGSKGGGLWPFGSESKSESAFNLFRKRQPSHCNRYGQLFEVEEEEFKGLKDFDLRVSYVNITKGCMSAPFYNSRAIKIAIVVKGEGYFEMVSPPVSPKSSQEDSAGRKSGSRYQKISSRLRSDTVFVVPAGHPFVTVASRNNNLEILCFEVNIENNVRYLLAGEGNYVQQFEKEAKELAFKSKEEEVDRIFGNQDEEFFFPGPRQQRGRYYE; encoded by the exons ATGTCTGCCAAATCAAAGCTTTCTACACTTATTTTAACCCTGTCTCTTGTGTTTCTCTATGCCGGCTGCTTAGCCTTTGCTAAGCAAGACCCTGAGCTAAAACAATGCACCCACCAATGCAGAGTCCAGCAACAATACGATGAAAAACAAAAGGAAGAGTGTGTGAGGACATGTGAAGAGTACCACCGTGAGAAAAAGGATAGAGAGTCCCTTAAAGAAGTTGGGCAAGACCCTGATGTCGAATTTCACCCTGGCGACGGATTGAGTGAGTGCCAGAGCCGGTGCGCGGGACTAGCAGGAGAGGTGCGGCAGCTGTGCCTCTTCCGGTGCCAACAGAAATGGCGGAGAGATTATGCGAGCCGGTGGGAGGAAGAAGGCAAGAAACAGAGTAAAGAAGACGCAGAAGACGAAGGAGAAGAGGAAAAGCACAATCCTTACGTATTTGAAGATAAACATTTCTCTACTGCAATCAAGACAGGGAAAGGAAGAGTTGATCTTCTCaccaaattcacacacaactCGGATATTCTTCGTGGCATTGAGAATTATCGACTGGCCCTCCTTGTTGCCAGTCCAAAGTCATTCGTAGTCCCAAATCATTTCGATGCTAACGCCATATTTGTTGTCACTCAAG GACGTGGAACACTCACGCTGATCCATGAAGATAAGAGAGAGAGCTTTAACATTGAAACTGGAGACATCATCTATGTTCGTGCTGGGACTCCTCTATATTTGATCAACAGAGATGACGACGAGAAACTGTTTATCGTCAAGTTATTGCAACCCATCAATCAACCAGATCATTACGAG GTATTTTATGGTGCTGGTGGTGCAAAACCAGAATCATTCTACGAAACATTTAGCACTGAAATCCTTGAAGCTGCTCTCAAG ACTTCAAGAGATAAGTTGGAGAAGTTTTTCGATAAACAAGGCAAAGGACCCTTCCTCGAAGCTTCCAAAGAACAAATCGAGGCCATGAGTAGCCATGAGGAAGGCAGCAAAGGCGGTGGTTTGTGGCCATTTGGAAGTGAGTCAAAATCAGAGAGTGCATTCAACCTCTTCAGAAAGCGTCAGCCTTCACATTGTAACAGATATGGTCAGCTCTTTGAAGTTGAAGAAGAAGAATTCAAGGGCCTTAAAGACTTCGATCTCAGGGTCTCCTATGTCAACATCACCAAG GGATGTATGTCAGCCCCATTCTACAACTCAAGGGCAATAAAGATAGCCATTGTTGTGAAAGGTGAAGGATACTTTGAAATGGTATCACCTCCTGTTTCCCCCAAGTCCAGTCAGGAGGATTCAGCAGGAAGAAAGAGTGGGTCTCGTTATCAAAAGATAAGCTCACGTTTGAGATCCGACACGGTGTTCGTTGTTCCAGCAGGGCATCCTTTCGTTACAGTTGCTTCAAGAAACAATAATCTAGAGATTCTATGCTTTGAGGTCAACATAGAAAACAACGTTAGGTACCTTCTTGCAG GGGAGGGGAATTATGTTCAGCAATTCGAGAAGGAAGCAAAGGAACTGGCATTCAAGAGCAAGGAAGAAGAGGTGGATAGGATCTTTGGTAACCAAGATGAGGAGTTCTTTTTCCCTGGACCAAGGCAACAAAGAGGCCGATATTATGAATGA